GGCCCAATAATGCTATTGATCTTTTCATATGCAAATTCAGTTTTATGACTTTACCTTATATAATGAGCAAATGTAAGTAAAAATATTCTATGAATCTATTTATTTCTGTCACTAATCAATAGATTGTGTTAATTTTATCCAGGCTGCAGGCAGATTTTCGGCGATATCACTTGCAATAAGCCCTCTTTCGCCCAACTTCTCCTTAGCCATATCGCCTGCCATGCCGTGCAGGTAAACCCCTAGTTTGCAGCTTTCCTCGGAAGTATATCCCTGTGCCAGCAAAGAAACCAGTACACCCGTAAGCACATCGCCGCTGCCAGCTGTTGCCATTCCCGGATTTCCGGTGGGGTTGAAGTAACAGTTTCCTTCGGGGGTGGCTATAACGGTATAGGCTCCCTTCAGCACCACGAAAATTTTGTATGTTGTTGCCAGGTCGCGCGCTTTAGTTAGTCGCAGGAAGCTGCTTTCGCACTTGCCCACCAGGCGTTCCAGCTCTTTAGGATGCGGGGTGAGGATTGAACCGCGGGGGATGGAGTTCATGGCATTGCGGTGCACTGCAAGGATATTCAGCGCATCGGCATCGAGCACCATCGGTTCCTGGCAAAGCCTGATTTGTTCTATCAAAGCAGTGGCTGTCTCTTCCGACTGTCCCAGTCCCGGACCGATTGCCACAGCGGTGTAGTTATCCGGGTAGACAGGCATACTGAAGCAGAACTCGTGTGCGTCATGCCGCACAATAGCTTCGGGAATAGCTGTCTGAAGTATATCATTGTTCTTTAAAGGAGCATGCACGGTAACCATTCCCGCTCCGGTGCGGAGGCAGGCTTTGGCGGCAAGCACGGAGGCGCCTGCCATGCCATACGAACCGGCAATGAGTAGGGCATGACCGTAGTTGCCTTTGTGGTCGAACCGTTTGCGTGGTTTTATAAGTTTCCGGATATCTTCTTCTTCCGTAAAATACCAGGTTGTAAATGTTTCTTCTATTCCTTTCTGACTTAAACCGATATCAAGAAGCTCCCATTCGCCTAAATAATCTGCATTTTCGGCAAAAAAGAACGATAGTTTCGGAAGTTGTAAAGATAGCGTCTTATCAGCGCGAATGATATGGTTTCTGATATTATAGGTGTTGTCTTCGCACATTAAACCGGATGGCAAATCGATAGAAACTACAGTTGAGGGTGATGCGTTAATGTAATTTACCACTGCGGCAAACCCTCCGGAGAGTGCTTTCTTGATTCCTGAACCAAAAAGACCATCGATTACCAAACAATCTTTATCCAGAACAGGAGGTTCGAACTTACTGGTTACCTCTGTAAATTCCACGTTGCTGTTCTCAAGCAGGCGGTCTCTGTTGGTTGCGCAATCTTCCGAAAGATGTTCGGAGGTGTTGAATAGGTAGGCCTTTACACGGTAACCGCGTTCGCCCAGCAATCGTGATACGGCAAGCGCGTCGCCGCCGTTGTTGCCCGGTCCGGCAAACACAACCACCGGAGTTTCATTGCCGCGGTATTTCATGATGGCACCGGTCAAAGCGGTGGCTGCCCTTTCCATCAGGTCGATGGAAGCAATAGGTTCTTGTTCTATGGTATAAGCATCTAGCTGTTTAATCTGTATGCCTGGAAATATTTTCATCTTGAATCGTATTATTATTGCGCAAAAGTACTAAAAAGGGCACAAAAAAGTGAACTGTTTGCTATTAAACTACTGTAAAATCACTACTTTTGCATCCAATTAATAAAAATAAAGAATAATATAACATCTTATGAGTCATTCAAAAGGGCATCCTAAAGGTCTCTATCTGATCTTTGCCACAGGAACCGCGGAGCGTTTCAGCTACTACGGTATGCGTGCAATCTTCATTTTGTTTTTAACCAAAGCTTTATTGATGGATACTCAGCTGGCATCTTCCATTTACGGAAGTTACACCGGGCTGGTATATTTAACTCCGCTGATTGGTGGTTACGTGGCAGACAAGTTCTGGGGCATCAGACGATCTGTGTTCTGGGGAGCGATAATGATGGGGATAGGGCAGTTCCTGCTGTTCCTGAGTGCTTCGTTCTTGAAATCGGTTGAGCTTTCGCACTGGCTGATGTATGGCGGATTAGGATTTATCATATTTGGTAACGGTTTCTTTAAGCCGACTATCACTACCCTGGTGGGACAGCTGTACGAACCTGGCGACAGGCGTCTGGATACGGCTTACACCATCTTCTATATGGGTGTGAATGTGGGTGCCTTCATTGCGCCGCTGGTTTGCGGTTATTTCGGTGATACCGGTAATGCGGAAGACTTTAAATGGGGATTCCTGATTGCGGCAATCGGTATTCTGATGACAATTATCTTATTCGAAACTCAGAAGAACAAATACCTCGTTTCTCCTACCGGAGAGCAGATTGGTATTCTTCCCGATGCCCATAAGCTGAAGGAAAGCGAAGAGGGAAATAATCAACCTACCATCTCGAAAGAGGATGCTATCAAGAAAGCACTTTTCTTTTCGGGGCTTACAGTGGTGCTTTTTGCTGTGTTTAAATGGGTGTTCGACGCGGAATTTATCAGTGCCGGTATCTTCTCGGCATGTATCGGTATTCCGGCTTACATTATCTTCGATAGTTCTCTGACAAAAATTGAAAGACAACGTATATTGGTAATCTATATCATTGCTTTCTTCGTAATCTTCTTCTGGGCGGCTTACGAACAGGCTGGATCTTCACTAACCCTCTTTGCCGACAGACAGACGGATCGTTCTATCTTTGGATGGGAGATGCCTGCTTCTTACTTCCAGGCGTTTAACCCGCTGTTTGTAGTGGCGCTGGCTTTTGTTATGCCGGCTGTGTGGGGCTTCCTGAATAGAAGAAATATGGAACCTTCTTCTCCTGCTAAACAGGCTATTGGGCTCTTCCTTTTGTCCTTGGGATACCTGTTCATTGCTTACGGCGTGAAGGATTTGCAACCGGGTGTAAAGGTGAGTATGCTTTGGCTTACAGGTCTTTACTTTATCCATACAATAGGCGAGATGGCATTGTCGCCAATCGGCTTGTCAATGGTAAACCGACTTACTCCGGTACGTTTCGCTTCACTGATGATGGGGGTATGGTATCTGTCTACAGCCGCTGCCAACAAGTTTGCCGGAACGCTGAGTGGATTGTATCCTGAAGCAGGAAAAGCGAAGCATCTGTTTGGTATTGAAATTGCATCATTGCACGATTTCTTTATGGTATTCGTAGTAATGTCAGGGGTGTCGGCGGTTATACTCTTCTGCTTGACAAAGCAGTTGCAGAAACTAATGCACGGTGTAAAATAAGAAATTGCAGAAGGTACTTGATTGCTTTAAAGGAAAAAGAGATGGCATTCTTGCATTTCATTCCATAAAAAGTAGTACTTTTGCACCAATTATACAAAAAATAATTGTTATGAAAACAATTCAGATAAAAGATAAAACATTTGCTCTTTCTATTGAAGCTGAGAGCATTCAGAAAGAAGTTACTCGTGTTGCGAATGAAATCAATCGTGACCTGAAAGATGAAAGTCCGATATTTGTCAGTGTACTTAACGGATCTTTTATGTTTACTGCCGATTTGATGAAGCAAATTGATATACCCAGCAAGGTTACTTTTGTGAAACTTGCTTCTTATGAGGGGGTTGCTTCTACAGGAGTTATCAAGGAGGTTGTTGGATTATCTGAGGATATTCAGGGAAAGACAGTGGTTATTGTGGAAGATATTGTTGATACAGGACTTACTATGCAACGTCTGGTTGAAACACTTGGAACACGCAACCCTAAAGCGATTCATATTGCAACTTTATTGGTAAAACCGGATAAACTGCAGGTGGAACTAGATATCAAATATTGTGCAATGCGTATCCCGAATGATTTTATTGTAGGATATGGATTGGACTACGACGGTTACGGACGTAACTATCCTGATATCTATACAATAGCTGAATAATTTTAATATAAATAAGGATAAAAAGAAATGTTGAACATTGTTATTTTTGGTGCTCCGGGTTCAGGAAAAGGAACACAAAGTGAACGTATTATTGAAAAATTTGGTTTGAACCATATCTCAACCGGAGATGTGCTTCGTGCAGAAATCAAGAACGAAACAGCGCTGGGTAAAACAGCTAAAGGATATATTGACCAAGGACAATTGCTTCCTGATGAACTGATTATCAATATTCTTGCAAGTGTATTGGATGGCATGAAAGAAAGCAAAGGGGTTATCTTTGACGGATTTCCAAGAACTATCCCACAGGCAGAGGCACTGAAGGTGATGCTGAACGAAAGAGGACAGGATGTTTCTGTTATGTTAGACCTTGATGTTCCTGAAGAAGAACTGGTAACTCGTCTGCTGAAGCGCGGTGAAGAGTGTGGACGTGCGGATGATAACATGGAAACTATCAAAAAACGTCTGCTGGTTTACAATACTCAGACTTCTCCGTTGAAGGAATACTATAAGAAAGAAGGCAAATACCAGTATATTAAAGGTCTTGGAACAATGGAAGGTATCTTCTCTGACATTGTTTCTGCTGTAGAAAGTTTATAATTTTGATAATGATATAATTATGGCTGAATCGAATTTTGTTGACTACGTTAAAATCTACTGCCGATCCGGCAAGGGAGGTAGAGGCTCTACGCATATGCGCAGGGAAAAATATATCCCAAATGGCGGACCAGACGGTGGCGACGGTGGTAGAGGAGGTCATATCATTTTACGTGGTAACCGGAACTACTGGACGCTGCTTCACCTGAAATACGAACGTCATGCCATGGCAGGACACGGAGAATCGGGAGGAAAACAGCGAAGCTTTGGTAAGGATGGTGCGGATAAGATAATTGAAGTACCTTGCGGAACGGTAGTATACAACGCTGAAACAGGCGAGTATATTTGTGACGTTACGGAACACGGACAGGAAGTGATGCTGCTGAAAGGCGGTCGCGGTGGATTGGGTAACTGGCATTTTAAGACTGCTACCCGTCAGGCGCCTCGTTTTGCACAACCTGGCGAACCGATGCAGGAACTCACCATCATCATGGAGCTGAAGCTTCTGGCCGATGTGGGGTTGGTAGGATTCCCCAATGCGGGAAAATCTACTTTGCTTTCCGTGGTATCGGCAGCGAAACCAAAGATTGCCAATTATCCGTTTACCACTCTTGAACCCAATCTGGGTATCGTATCCTATCGCGAAGGGAAATCTTTTGTGATGGCCGATATACCGGGCATTATCGAAGGCGCCAGTGAAGGGAAGGGGCTGGGACTCCGCTTCCTTCGTCATATTGAGCGAAACTCGCTTTTGCTGTTTATGGTTCCTGCTGATGCCGACGATATTAAAAAAGAATACGAAATCCTGCTGAATGAGCTTTCTACATTTAATCCGGAAATGCTCGACAAGCAACGTGTCCTGGCAATTACGAAATGTGATATGCTAGACCAGGAACTGATGGATGAAATGGAAAAGACACTGCCCGAAAATATTCCGCATGTGTTTATTTCGTCAATCACCGGTCTGGGCATTAATCAGTTGAAAGATATGCTTTGGGAAGAACTGAACAAAGAGAGCAACAAGATTGAATCTATTGTTCATCGTCCTAAAGATGTTACGAGATTAAAAGCAGAATTACAAGAAATGGGCGAGGATGAGGACTTTGAGTACTCCTACGAAGATGAGGAGGAGGACGATGAGTACTACGTGGATGAAGAAGATTGGGAAGAAGAAGAATGACAGAACTAACAGAAGATAAAGTAATATTGGGTTTCGAGCAGTTTTGCTCGATTCCTGATATTTCTCATTTTATAACCACCCGTCAGGGAGGTTGTAGCGAAGATACCTTCGCATCGTTTAACTGTGCCCCGTTCTCGGGCGATGCTCCTGAAAGAGTGAAGCGTAATCAGGAAGTGCTGTGCGCTAAATTAGGCATTAATCAGCAAAATCTGGTTATCCCGTTTCAGACGCACGGAACTACCATACGGGCAATTGACGCTTTCTATCTGAGTCTTTCTCCGGAAGAGCAACACAGAAGGCTTCACGGGGTGGATGCATTGATATCTGACCTGAAAGGAATGTGCCTGTGTGTCTCTACTGCCGATTGTGCGCCGGTTTTGCTCTATGACAGTGTGAATAAGGCTGTAGCGGTTGTTCATGCAGGATGGAGAGGTACGGTGGCAAAAATAGTTAAGCAGACCCTGGATTTGATGGAGCAGACCTATAACACGGAAGCTAAGGATGTGATGGCCGCTATTGGCCCAAGCATTTCAGCAGATGCCTTCGAGGTAGGGAATGAGGTGTACGAGGCATTCCAGAAAGTAGGCTTTGATATGGAACGGATTGCTTCATGGAATGAGGAATCGCAGAAGTATCACATCGATTTGTGGGAAGCCAATCGTTTGCAACTGATGGAAGCGGGCGTTGAGTCCGAAAACATAGAGATTTCGGGGATCTGTACCTACGAAAATCACAATCGCTTTTTCTCTGCCCGCCGTCTGGGAACCAAATCCGGACGAATCTTGTCGGGCATCATGTTGAATAAGTAACTACTCAAAATGTTTACACTGAAAGTATCTGAAGAAGTCCGCAAAGCTTGTCCCGATTATGTTGGCGCGGCCATTTACGCCAAAGTAACAAATAGTGCCCATAGCGAGGGACTGTGGAAAATAATTGGTGAGGTTTCGGCCCAGTACAAAGCTTCGCACCAGATAGATGAGGTGAAAAAGAACCAACACATTCTTGCCACGCGTAATGCCTACAAGAAGTTTGGGAAAGACCCAAACCGTTATCGCCCTTCGGCAGAGGCACTCTGCAGGCGAATTCTTCGGGATTTACCGCTTTACAGGATTGATACGCTCGTAGACTTGATCAACTTGGTATCGATTCAAACCGGATACTCCATCGGAGGTTTTGATGCAGGAAAGATTTCGGGCAACGAACTTGAACTCGGAGTAGGAAAGGCGGACGAACCGTTTGAAGGCATCGGTCGTGGAATTCTGAATATTGAGGGATTACCGGTAATTAGGGATGCTGTGGGAGGTATAGGTACTCCAACCAGTGACAATGAACGCACCAAGCTTTCTGTTGAAACTACCGAACTGCTGGCAATCATCAACGGATACAGCGGACGCGAGGGACTAACCGAAGCGGTAGATTATATGCAATCACTGCTCCGCGAATTCGCAGGTTCCGACGGTGGTGAAGTGGTCTATTTTTGATTTAGCTCTGTCTTTGAAAACAGGCTTCTTGATTTCTGTATAATGGGAAGTGAACTATTTCTTGTTTTATCTGCACTCGATGCTGCGTTTTAAAAGAATGGAAATATCTAATTTACCTTTTTCTTTTAAAGTGGCTTCCTGTTTTTTGCATCAGATGAAATGATCTGTTTCTTGTTTTATCTCTGTCATTGAAAACTAATGGTGTGGCTTACCTAATCAGGAAAAGATACTTGTTTCTGGCGAACCTTTATCCTTGAAATTCAGTTTCCTGTTCCCGCTCCAGGCAAAGTGCTCTATATCAGGTTTAGCTTCGTCTTTGAAAAAAGGTTTCCTGTTTCTACTCCAGACGAAGTAGTCTATTCCCGATTCACTCTCATTTTTGAAAACAGGTTTCTGTATTCACTTCGGATTAAATGGACTATTTCTGGCAGTATCTGTACTCGATGCTGCGTTTTAAAAAGTGGGAATAGTATCTCTCTGAATAGGAACCTCCAGTTTTTGCTCTTCAACAGGCTGGTTCTTCATTGTCCGCGGATTGAATTCATACATCATAAAAATAACCAGAACGTAGCAGAGTATCATCAGAGTAGAGAATGCCAGAATGCTTCGACCTCTTTTCTTTACTTTCAGCAAACGGATAAGGCGGAACAGGGAGTAAACTAATCCGGCCGCCATGGCAATTCCTACCAGATAGGGCAGAACTCCCAGGAAGAGGAAAACAATGAAGTAGATTATATAATATAGTATAACTGCCGAAATAACCGGTATCAGGACAAACATGGTAAGGCCGGGAAGGATGTATTTCCGCATTACGCCTTTCTTCTCTTCGGTTACAGGAATTACTTCCGGTTCTGAAAGCGGTTCAATCACCTCTTTTTTAAGTTTTATTCCTAGTCCTAATATGCCTAATTTATGCGCCAGAGCAATAAATACCCCGATAAACCACATGATACAGAGAATAGCTATATCATCAAGAATATTAAAGCTTAACGGATTCTCAAAATAGGAGAGCGAACCGTTGATTATAAGGTAGCCGGCCCATGCGGTAAGCAGGGCAAGTAGACAAACCACACTGATTACTATTTTTTTCCATTTACTGTCTTTAGCGGAATTCTTTTCCAACCATGCCTGAACGTCGGGATTCATTGCTCCGTTAGGTTCTCTTGATTCTGTATCCATATATACTAAGTTTAAGCTGAAAACAAAGATAATCTTTTTTTAGTCTGATATTAAAACATCTGAATTATTATTTCTGTTTTCAGCAGTTCGTGAAAGTTTATCGTGATAGTAAAAATGTTCTGTGGCAGGGTAGGATAAAAAACTAATTATTTAGTTGGAAAAGTCATCCTTAATTGGTAAGTTTGACAAACATTATAAACTAAATGCGGAGGATTTATTATGAAAAACTTAGTAAAAGAGGCAGTGCTCATCGCACTTGGACTATTTCTTTTGGGAATTTGTATTAAGAAAGGAATCAATGACTTTAAGGATAAAGACCGGGTGGTTTCGGTAAAAGGACTGGCTGAAATCGAAGTCCCCGCAAATAAAGTAACTTGGCCGCTTATGTTTAAAGATTTGGGCGACGACCTGCCGTCTCTCTATACTAATATAAATGCCAAAAACAATGCTATTGTAAACTTCCTGAAGTCGAAAGGTATTTCTGAGAAGGAGATTACCATTGCAGCCCCCGAAATTATTGATATGGAAGCTGAAAGATATGCCAGCAATCCACGTCCGCCATTTCGTTACAACGTGACTTCGGTTATTACTGTTACCTCTGATAAGGTGGATAAGATTCGCGGAATGATGAGAGAGCAGAGCGAACTGCTGAAACAAGGCATTGCTCTTACTGGCGGTGACTATCGGTATAATGTAACCTACGACTTCACGAAGCTGAACGATGTAAAACCGCAGATGATTGAAAATGCCACAAAAAATGCACGCTTGGCTGCCGAAAAGTTTGCAAAAGATTCGGATAGCAAGCTCGGAAAGATAAAGAGAGCCAACCAGGGACAGTTTTCCATCGATAACCGCGATGCCAATACTCCTTATATTAAAAGCATCAGGGTGGTAACCACCGTTGACTATTATCTGGAAGATTAAGAACTTACTAATATTTTAAATAATTAAATTTATATAAAATTGTTGGCCGTTTATAAATAATAGCTACATTTATAGAGCCTTTTTTAAAACACAAATCTTAATCTTAAACTATGAATGCCATGAATAAACTCATGAAATTTTTCTTTCTTACGAGTGCACTATTCGGATTTAGTTTAAACATGCAGGCTAGTGAAGCTGATCTGGCTATACCTGACCTGCATCAAGGAACTTATCACATTTTCGGTAGTGCTGTCTCATCCTGGGATTTTCTTTTTTATGGTGCTATGATTATTGTTGGAACACTGGGATTCAGTTTGGTACTGTTTCATCAGATTAAGAAACTCAAAGCACACGATTCGATGCTGAAGGTTGCAGAAACCATTTATGCTACGTGTCGTACCTATCTGTTACAGCAAGGTAAATTCCTGCTGATGCTTTTTGCTATTGTAGGCGCTATTCTTTGCATCTATTTCTTCGGACTTCTTGGAAAACCGGTTCATGTAGTGGGCGAAGTATTACTGTTCTCTGTTATCGGTATGCTGGGTTCCTACAGCGTGGCTTGGTACGGAATTCGTGTGAACACTTATGCTAATGCGCGTACAGCTTTTGCTTCTTTGCGAGGTAAACCGCTGGATGTGGTCAATATTCCATTAAAAGCAGGTATGAGTGTGGGGCTTTTCCTTATCTCTCTGGAACTTGTGATGATGGTTATCATCTTGTTGTTTGTTCCGCGCGACCGCGTGGGCATCTGCTTCCTAGGATTTGCAATCGGTGAATCGCTTGGTGCAAGTGCACTGCGTATTGCCGGTGGTATCTTTACCAAAATTGCCGATATCGGTTCCGATTTGATGAAGGTTATCTTCAAGGTAAAAGAGGACGATCCACGTAACCCGGGTGTGATTGCCGACTGTACCGGCGATAATGCAGGTGACAGTGTAGGCCCTACAGCCGATGGTTTTGAAACATACGGTGTAACAGGTGTGGCATTGATTACCTTTATTACATTGGCAATAAAAGACCCACAGGTACAGGCTAAGCTGATTGTGTGGATCTTTGGTATGCGTTTCTTGATGGACTTCCTCTCCGGTTGCTCTTTCTTTATTAATCAGGCAATCTCCAAAAGACTCTATTCAAAAAAGAAATTCTTTAATTTCGAGAATCCGCTGATGCGTCTAATTTGGATTGCTGCAACGCTATGTATTTCTGTTAGCTTCTTTATGAGTCACCTGCTGTTGTCCGACCTGCCAAATCCAACTCTTTGGTGGAAACTGGCTGTGATTATCAGTTGTGGTACGCTTGCTGCTGTGCTTATTCCCGAATTTACAAAGATGTTTACCAGTTCCAAGTCAAATCATGTACAGGAAATTGTGACCGCTTCACGCGAAGGCGGAGCGTCTTTGAATATCCTTTCGGGCATTGTGACTGGTTATCTCAGTGCATTCTGGACAGGTATGCTCATTGTTGCACTGATGACCATTGCATATTTCACTTCAGAAACCGGACTTGTTGAAATCTTGGGAGAACATGCCACCATCTTTGCATTTGGATTAGTAGCCTTTGGTTTCTTATGTATGGGACCTGTTACCATTGCTGTTGACAGTTACGGCCCAGTTACAGATAATGCCCAGTCTGTATTTGAACTTTCACAGATTGAACAGATTCCGAATGTCAGCCAGTCAATTGAGAAAGAATTTGGATTTAAACCAGATTTCGAGGTAGGTAAACATTTCCTTGAAGCAAACGATTCCGCTGGAAATACATTTAAAGCCACAGCCAAGCCGGTATTGATTGGTACTGCGGTGGTAGGAGCTACAACCATGATTTTCTCTATTATTCTGTTGCTAGACAAGGTGGGAATGCTTAAACTTTCTCTTACCGATGCACAGGTTATTCTTGGTTTGATTTGTGGTGGTGCAGTTATTTTCTGGTTCAGCGGAGCTTCCATGCAGGCGGTAACCACAGGAGCTTACCGGGCTGTGGAATTCATCAAAAAGAACTTTGATATGAACAAGAAGGAAGCAGATATAGAAGACTCAAAGGCGGTAGTGAAGATTTGTACACAATATGCTCAGAAAGGAATGTGGAATATCTTTATTGCATTGATTTCACTGACCCTCTCCTTTGCCTTTATGAGTCCGAACTTCTTTGTGGCTTACCTGATTTCGATTGCCGTTTTCGGACTGTTCCAGGCTATCTTTATGGCCAATGCAGGTGGAAGTTGGGATAATGCAAAGAAAGTAGTTGAGGTGGATTTAAAAGAGAAAAACACACTTTTACATGAAGCAGTTGTTGTGGGCGATACTGTGGGTGACCCGTTCAAAGATACATCGTCTGTATCACTAAATCCAATTATTAAGTTCTCTACTCTGTTTGGATTGCTGGCAACAGAAATTTGCATTGAGATGAAGATGAATCCGGCAATGGACTATTCTATGTACATTGCAATTCCGTTCCTGATTATAGGTTTGATCTTTGTATTGCGTACTTTCTATAGCATGAGAATACCAGTTGAAAAATTAGCAGAGGAAGAAAGCAGCGAGGTTCAATACAAGGAGAATCTTGACGAAGTAAATAAAGACAAAGATACTGACGAATTTGTTTCAGAGGACTCAGATATTCTTGTAAAGGAAACGGTTCCTGTAGATAAGAAAATGTAATGTAAGGAACACATAAACAATAAAAAGAATACTCCGAATCCTTGATTTTATTCAAGGAAGCGGAGTATTCTTTTTTAGAACTTAAGTCTTCTGTTAATAAGCATCAAACCATAATTTTGTTATTAGATTATCGGTTCCCTGATGTGCAACAGCTGCTTTATAATTAATTCCATTAAGAGATTGTTCTGCCCCAGGATAAATGAATCGGACCGGGAATTTATTATCCAATACGCTGGCAGGTCCTGCTGTAAGAACCGGATAATCCAATCTTCTCCATTCTGCAAATGCTTCGAGCCCCTGGCCATATAATGAAATCCATTTTTGTTCGCCGATAGATTTTTTGAAATTCGTTTTGTCGTACTGAACATCAGGCTGGGATAAATATGATGAAATGACTGTACTGTTTGTAATTCCAAACTGATTCAGTGAGGCTGTTATAGCTTTGTTGTAAAGTTCTTCACTATTTTGAGTCGTAAATCCACGAGCTGCTGCTTCAGATAAATTGAAAAGAACTTCAGCATAACTATAAAATACAGCTGGTGATTCAGCTTTTAAGAAATAACTTCCAGGTTTGGATGTTTTTGCAAAGCCAAGATTGTTGGCATCTGTTGTGGATAAGCCATTAGGTACTCCTACATAATTTGGTACGCTGGTATCAGTTGGTTTCTGTGCAAAAACAGCCAGACGAGGATCATTGATAGCTGATAATCTATCTACAACCGTTTTTGAAACTCTGTAATCATCACGTGTTTCAAATGAAGCACTGAAAGGATTCTGCTGCGGTGATGCCGTATAGATAAATTGTGCCGTTTCTGTATTGCTGTTAATTAATCCGGCTGATCCATTAAGAACACTGGCTATGACCGATTTCGCTTTTTCCGGTTCTTTATCTGAAATTCTCAAAGCGATGCGTAACCTTAGCGCATTAGCAAATTTCTTCCAAGAAAGGATATTACCAGAGTAAATTATATCTCCTGATATTTTTTGTCCTTTTTCATTGAAAAGAGTCAGCGAATTCTCCAAATCAGCGAGTAATCCGAAATAAACATCTTTTTGATTATCATATTTCGGGATAATGCTTTTCCCAACTTCTGAATAAGGAATATCACCATAGGCGTCTGTAAGTAATAAAAATGCCCATGAACGAAGTGTTAGGGCTACACCTTTATAGTTACTGTTTGCTTTTTCGTCAGTCAGATCCAAAATAGTATTCAGGTTTGTGATAATTTGAGTATATCCGGTATTCCACAGAGATGTAAAGCTACTGTTTGAAAGGATATAGCAATCCGGTTCGGTGTATTGGATTTTAGCCCAATGCTGAACAAATAATAATGAAGAATTATAATTATTTTCACTTCCCCAATAAAGATCCGCCGCTTTTTTTTCAGTAGCAGTGAGTAAATAATCCGGTAGTGGGTCCTCAGTTGCATTTGGGTTAATATTAATATCCGATAATTCGGCCTTGCAGGAAAATCCTGTAACAACAATTAAAAGAAGAGCTAGTTTGATTATATTTTTTTTCATATCATTTTTTTTTAAAATTTAAGACTGATGTTAACTCCATAGCTTCTTGTTGTAGGGAGCGACAAACTCTCAATGCCTTGTGCATTTCCTGTCGAGAAAGCATTTTCAGGATCAATGTTAGGAACATCTTTATAAATGAAGAAT
The Bacteroides sedimenti genome window above contains:
- a CDS encoding B3/B4 domain-containing protein, which translates into the protein MFTLKVSEEVRKACPDYVGAAIYAKVTNSAHSEGLWKIIGEVSAQYKASHQIDEVKKNQHILATRNAYKKFGKDPNRYRPSAEALCRRILRDLPLYRIDTLVDLINLVSIQTGYSIGGFDAGKISGNELELGVGKADEPFEGIGRGILNIEGLPVIRDAVGGIGTPTSDNERTKLSVETTELLAIINGYSGREGLTEAVDYMQSLLREFAGSDGGEVVYF
- a CDS encoding SIMPL domain-containing protein encodes the protein MKNLVKEAVLIALGLFLLGICIKKGINDFKDKDRVVSVKGLAEIEVPANKVTWPLMFKDLGDDLPSLYTNINAKNNAIVNFLKSKGISEKEITIAAPEIIDMEAERYASNPRPPFRYNVTSVITVTSDKVDKIRGMMREQSELLKQGIALTGGDYRYNVTYDFTKLNDVKPQMIENATKNARLAAEKFAKDSDSKLGKIKRANQGQFSIDNRDANTPYIKSIRVVTTVDYYLED
- a CDS encoding sodium-translocating pyrophosphatase, encoding MNKLMKFFFLTSALFGFSLNMQASEADLAIPDLHQGTYHIFGSAVSSWDFLFYGAMIIVGTLGFSLVLFHQIKKLKAHDSMLKVAETIYATCRTYLLQQGKFLLMLFAIVGAILCIYFFGLLGKPVHVVGEVLLFSVIGMLGSYSVAWYGIRVNTYANARTAFASLRGKPLDVVNIPLKAGMSVGLFLISLELVMMVIILLFVPRDRVGICFLGFAIGESLGASALRIAGGIFTKIADIGSDLMKVIFKVKEDDPRNPGVIADCTGDNAGDSVGPTADGFETYGVTGVALITFITLAIKDPQVQAKLIVWIFGMRFLMDFLSGCSFFINQAISKRLYSKKKFFNFENPLMRLIWIAATLCISVSFFMSHLLLSDLPNPTLWWKLAVIISCGTLAAVLIPEFTKMFTSSKSNHVQEIVTASREGGASLNILSGIVTGYLSAFWTGMLIVALMTIAYFTSETGLVEILGEHATIFAFGLVAFGFLCMGPVTIAVDSYGPVTDNAQSVFELSQIEQIPNVSQSIEKEFGFKPDFEVGKHFLEANDSAGNTFKATAKPVLIGTAVVGATTMIFSIILLLDKVGMLKLSLTDAQVILGLICGGAVIFWFSGASMQAVTTGAYRAVEFIKKNFDMNKKEADIEDSKAVVKICTQYAQKGMWNIFIALISLTLSFAFMSPNFFVAYLISIAVFGLFQAIFMANAGGSWDNAKKVVEVDLKEKNTLLHEAVVVGDTVGDPFKDTSSVSLNPIIKFSTLFGLLATEICIEMKMNPAMDYSMYIAIPFLIIGLIFVLRTFYSMRIPVEKLAEEESSEVQYKENLDEVNKDKDTDEFVSEDSDILVKETVPVDKKM
- a CDS encoding SusD/RagB family nutrient-binding outer membrane lipoprotein, encoding MKKNIIKLALLLIVVTGFSCKAELSDININPNATEDPLPDYLLTATEKKAADLYWGSENNYNSSLLFVQHWAKIQYTEPDCYILSNSSFTSLWNTGYTQIITNLNTILDLTDEKANSNYKGVALTLRSWAFLLLTDAYGDIPYSEVGKSIIPKYDNQKDVYFGLLADLENSLTLFNEKGQKISGDIIYSGNILSWKKFANALRLRIALRISDKEPEKAKSVIASVLNGSAGLINSNTETAQFIYTASPQQNPFSASFETRDDYRVSKTVVDRLSAINDPRLAVFAQKPTDTSVPNYVGVPNGLSTTDANNLGFAKTSKPGSYFLKAESPAVFYSYAEVLFNLSEAAARGFTTQNSEELYNKAITASLNQFGITNSTVISSYLSQPDVQYDKTNFKKSIGEQKWISLYGQGLEAFAEWRRLDYPVLTAGPASVLDNKFPVRFIYPGAEQSLNGINYKAAVAHQGTDNLITKLWFDAY